The sequence AAGTTGATAATTATCATACTGTATAACATAAGAAACAATCAGGTATAATAGACAATGAATATCATATACTCCCATCGACAAgtatggaaacatttttttttttttttttgatagttTTTCCTTACAATTTAATCTAAGTtattcaaaatgaaaaaaaaactgtttacttGGTCAACTAGGGACACATTTTTAAAGATATGACATTTCTGGACATGACATATTGTAAACTTGGCCACAAAAAGTGGCTCCAGTTCAGTTAAGACCCATAACCTATTTGGAAAAATTTCTGCtggtttttttcttaaatttttgagacttttgttgttCTGCTGTCTTTTCTAGTATACTCTTTGACCTGCTctttgtgcagtgccttatgtaaCTTTGCCTTATGTATCATCTTTTTCTTTGCGACTTTTCAGGCAAAAATCTGCACCGTGTCTCCTTTATATGGAGGAGAATATAAAATCTTAGGTCTTACTTCTAACCTTTTATATCTTCTAAGGTTGTGTAATGAAGACTATGGGACAAACATCACAATTCCACAAGGTGGATCTAACGAGATGGACATATTAACGACTGTGGCTATTATGTTGTACAGCATCATTTTCCTCCTTGGGATTATCGGGAATGGATTAGTCATCTGGATTTCCGCATTCAGAATGAAGAGGATAATCAGTGCCGTGTggttcctcaacctggccatcgCTGACTTCCTGTGCTGCGCTTCTATTCCGATGATAATCGCAGACTGGGCTTCGGACGACGTGTGCTCATCGTCATTATCATCAGAAATTGTCTGCTCATTGAACATAACTCTGTTCAATATAAACATGAGCGCCAGTGTTCTCATCCTGATGGCCATGAGTTTTGATCGTTGGGTATCGGTCATGTGGCCATTTTGGGCTAAAGTCCATAGGACACTTAAACTAGCGAGAATCACTGCAGGAATTATCTGGGGGCTGAGCTTCATTTGGACTGGAGTAATGCCTTTCTACTTCAGTTttgacaatatatacagtaaatgtacaACCAAGACCATTAAGTTAATTAGATTTGTTCTAATGTTTCTGATCCCGTTTCTCATCATCTGCACCAATTATGCCACCATTATCCTAAAAATTCAAAATAGTAGTAGACCCCAGAGATCTCAGAGACTCTACAGGATCATCACCGCTGTTATATTGTGTTTCTTCATCTGTTGGTCTCCATATTACACTTGGCCACTAATACCTGTGGAGTATGTAAATGTCCTTCAATTTATGATTGTAGATATTATAATAAGTTGTCTGGTTTACCTGAATAGTTGCATGAACCCAATCATTTATATGTTTATGGGTCAAGATTTTAGACACAGTTTTCTGAGATCCATCCCCATCAGACTTGAAAGAGCCTTAAGTGAACATCCAGATGACCCCCATGAAGAAGAAGACCATGAACACACTACTGATAGTTAATCTCTTCATGACACAATTCTTAGCATCTCTTTAATTTACATGGTGAGTAATGTGACTTTCAGCAAGTAGGGCCATTACCAGAAAAACGTTGTCTATAAAAAACATGCATGTGGTTAGATGCTGTAGATTTCCATGACATCAGCAATGACATCATGAGCGTTCTCGGTGTAGAGGAGACATAAGAGAGGTATCCTCTGCTTCTTCTCATGTccgtatatatagatagataggaccaGGAACGTAATGGGGCTCaccatgacatcactgtatataagaACAGCTGGATGACAATATTTCTTTCTGTAATtgataaaaaatgtgaaaaagaactaaaaaatattaaaagtaagttaaaatatatatatatatatatatatatatatatatatatatatatatatatatatataatatatattttgagAGCACTTCTAATGATTTTAGATATCCTGGTCGACATAAATACATTTTGTATGAGGATCAGGCTTACCATCATCATATCAGAAATATTCATCATACCATCACTTAGTATCTTGATTCTGAAGACCAGTTGAGGGGCACTGGCAGTACGAGATGCAGGTCAAGAGTCAAGATGCAATAAAGCAAAGAAAAATATAGGAATATAGCTCCAGTGCCCCATCattgaaaacattttgaaaaaaattgttaaaaattaattttattaagTCATAGTTGAAAACATGTGTGATCATATTACAGGAGAAAGAGGATTTGATGACGCATTTCGGACTATAACGTTCCGTCCATACTCATTCTGTCACCATCGGGTCAAACAGGTCATGGCAAACATAAAACAATTACCCAACCCACCAATTgttatatacagatgtagcaaagACTTGACACTTCCCATTGTTCACCACTCATTCTTCTCATTTTTGACAAAGTAAAAAACTCAATTGAAATGTTGCTACATCTGCAGTCGACAGTGGCTCTTCCatctctctgtattatactgtatgtttgaTACTTTGGGACATACTTAACAAGGCCTCTATACGACGTCAGTGGCATAGAggcactgaaataatcgcaaaccCTAGCTtattgcttattgctagcacttgcgtttatttaccccaatctgccaccttcacagcAGTGGGGTTTGAATGGGGGGGGGCGTAGCGAGCCGAGCATAGGGCGCGGGACtgtggggcattactgtcccaACCCTGTGCAGTTGCTGCAGCcgtcgacttttcacatgtgaaaagggCCTGGTATAGAAATAAACACTGAGCAGAATCCCACCAGATAGATCAAGAGGCCAGAGCCGAAGTAATATATCCTATTACTAGATCCCTTTATCTAGAAATAGAGGAGATGATGGAAGGCAAAAGTAGGAAAGAAAATAGGTCCCTTTAAGAAAGACTTCAGATGTTCTGACAATAGTTTAATTTAGACATACTAAGTCCTACACTGCCTTTAGCTAAACTTTTAACCCTACTAACTAACTTAAAACTTTATCTATgctttatgcaaattaacttcagaggctactggggcgtggtatAGCCTTAGCCCCGGTACTCAGCCAGGCTACTCCATGAACCAGTAACCTGTGAAGTTAATTTACATGAAGCATAGTTTTTAGTTACGTAAGGGTAAAAGTTTATCTAAAGCAGCTTAGATTGTCTAAAGGTGTCTACCATCAGGAATATCTCAGTGCATCCCTGATGGGAGGTTTCCTTAAAGTCTACATttgatatatttaatatttaacttcttgatttttaaaaaaaatctagtaCAGAGTAAAAGATCTATAACAAAgctgccatatactgctatacaggattggagtatattgtaggaacaatcagacccacTAGGGTTTTAGTACCCTGGGAGGGGGTTgctgaaaaactgtaaaaaaaaataaaaaaatgcaaaaataattaaataatatttACTCACCCCCTTTCTCAAGAACATCATGCAGCCATTGCCACTTCAGCTCCACACCGGAATCCGTAAAACATCACCACCGGCATCAGAAAATCCGGAGTGTCAGCTTTATCTTACAGCTGTCAGTCCGGTGTAACATGCACGGTTGGAGCAAGCTCCAATCAAGATTGTCTGACCGTGGAATTTTAATGCCTGCAGGGGTATTCCCTGCTCTATCAGGACCCCGCAGCATTTTCGGTGCAAAACTTGCAACCCTGGGACTGATCTAGGACCCCATGGCTCTCCTTAATACAGGGTGTTATAATGAGCAATCAAACGGGATGTGTATCTTTAGGTAGTGAATAAAGTAAATCAATaacaaagataaaaatagaaaatagaatagaatagcaGTATCTCACAAAAGTGACTACACCCTTTTTTGGAAATATCTTAtggttagtgatgagtggacctgttaaaagaatttttaaaacctgttctgGTCTGGGTTCAAGACTCCATCcagaaacacctgcgatcggtgctggcagcagcatttaaattactGCGGGTTTGTGTTCACCGACACAAGCATGGTGATTTTTCCTGACCTAAAAGGGAATTAACAGCGGGGGAGGAGGAATTGAGCTATGGTAAAATATGACAGCGTGTGCTTACCGCACCATGAGTGGGTGCATTGAGACGTCAATGGCCCCCATAAGTTTGTGTGCAGGTGTAGATTTGTTGTCCTCAAAATAATTCAAAACCTAGCCATTAATGTCTAAATTACACACAAAAGAGGGAGGGGCCAATGGATTATTGGCCATAAATTGCCATTTTTGCTAATACCCATCAGTTCTGTGAACAAATTAACTTTATTTATTTCtacatttaaaaacaaataaaaggtaATTAATACAATCATTTTCAAAACCACATTTGCATAAGCACATATTATAAAAACattcattctttatttatatagtacacacagattaCTTCGCGCTTCaccgagtttgccaaatcggtccctgtccctaatggggctcacaatcttatcatcctaccagtatgttttggagtgtgggaggaaacccacgcgaacacggagagaacatacaaactctttgcagattttgacctgaatgggacttgaacccaggattcCATTTTCCATTTTTCCTTCCCCCTACTCACCCTCAATCCTACACACTTTTGTCGATGGGCTGAGTGAGGAGCCACAATTCTACCTCAAAAAATGGAGTGCACCCCGGACCAAACCCCAACTGCTTAAACCAATTATTCCCCTTACCTAAACCTTTAAAACAATAATTTTCGTATTACCTAATTTTTATAACCAGTTCAACCAGTTCCAACCTATAACCTCCAATTTTCAAAAGACAGAGCCTCGGGACCGCCTGAGTGAGGGGTGTACTTACTTTAAGATTGTACCTTTATTATGGACTTATTTGTAAGTGGAATTTTTTCTAATGATTTTACACTACATCTAGCCACCATACTAGTATAACTTCTATTATACGGGCCACTGCTcgtttttgattcattttaaccctttgatgtggagcttttgcagccaaacttagcatcaagactgcatagcccactacattactttattcccctgatgagtgcgtcacacgaagtacgaaacgcgtaggggttacatattagggactatcagggtctgaaagggacattactgggaccgtccttgtcagggcgggagcaatattgcggggtcaggatacaaagcgtttgtagggcttaataggtcctgtacctccggaccAGTACCGCTCGACCAGGAAACGGAgcatcgaagactggtgagatccaccctatttatccttactgtccggattaatgttggtccgtggttttgaaATGATGCACcttgtcatatgctatacaggaatgcactaaggcatggtgaggtattactggggaccatgtcagacgagacttattggaggtctgaaagagctccctttctgatgtgtttttgctgactagataCACAAATTAATAGTTTAAAAGTGTTTTCCTTTCTTTACAATAACGGAAAATGTTGTATAAACTGAATACATAATGAATAAGAATAATTATTCTGCAATGTGATAATTGTTTGCACTTAGTAGAAGCATCGGATGGACTAGGTCAGggaatgatacattatatacattacaggaAAGTTCTGGAATATAGTCAGAAGATTTTCTGCACTTACTGACCAAAGGAAGAAGATCAGAAAAAAGTAATGAAAACTATAAATGAAACATTACATAACAGGTTTTTTTTCAGTATTCTTTGTGGAACTATATTGTCACATATGCTCCCGCGACCTATATcacgggtcgtgggctcacctgtgcccctctgtgcCTGCCTGCGCAGAGCCAGACCAGTCCTCGTTCCTGCCTCCAGCCCGTCAGCCATGCGGGCGCCTATGGCGCGCGCTGGCttcagcagatttaaagggcAGGCATGCCGTtacttggcgctggccatttcccagaatactATTTAAActggcctcttcctgcacacccttcatagtttcatagtttatacggttgaaaaaaagacatttgtccatcaagttcagacaaggaagggaaggaattggatgaggaagggatttaggggaaacaattctatataacataaccatcaatgctatttaggtgtaaaaaggcatctagactagagatgagcgagcactaaaatgctcgggtactcgttattcgagacgaacttttcccgatgctcgagtgctcgtctcgaataacgaaccccattgaagtcaatgggagactcgagcatttttcaaggggaccaaggctctgcacagggaagcttggccaaacacctgggaacctcagaaaaggatggaaacaccacggaaatggacaggaaacagcaggggcagcatgcatggatgcctctgaggctgcttaatcgcaccattatgccaaaattatgggcaacagcatggccatgacagagtgacagaatgaagctagatagcatctaaaacatgcaataattgaccctgacactataggggacggcatgcagaggcagcggcagcaggctagagagtggcatggcgacataccctaaatggactcaggcttcaaaccaatgggtggcagagaggaaccaaaggaggtgagcaagaagcgctcaaataatatcggtacatgataaaagtttgccagtatattttgtggattacacagcagggtggcgacaaagttaacatggaagccatgaaaacaacccaaaattctgcctgacacagctcgtttgataaggggaccatgtatggaggcagtgaactagtagtagattaaaggttctgcagttaaaactatgttagttggatcttggcatggagttggcgctccgctgccaggcgagctttcgccaatccaagcccctgtctctaggctactccccaaacagcacttctaagaaccttttgtataagatcaagtgtagtagcgttcttataagtttaggatatggcgggtgaggggaatgtaaacagatgcgcaagaagcgctgaaataatattggtaaatgataaaagtttattagtatattttgtggataacacagctgggtggcgacaaagttaacaactttgatgtggaatccatgaaaacaacccaaatttctgcctgacacacctcgtttgataaagggacaatgtatggaggcagctatatggacgacttttggaggtagcaatggagacaacgtgtggaggctgctatggagacaatttaatttggatagtgcctgtatgtggcagtcccaaaaatttttcaaaccagaggagcaggtaggtggccctccagaaaaatagaatagattgagtgcctgtatgtggcagtcccaaaaagttttcaaaccagaggagcaggtaggtggccctccagaaaaattgaatagattgagtgcctgtatgtggcagtcccaaaaagttttcaaaccagaggagcaggtaggtggccctccagaaaaattgaatagattgagtgcctgtatgtggcagtcccaaaaagttttcaaaccagaggagcaggtaggtggccctccagaaaaattgaatagattgagtgcctgtatgtggcagtcccaaaaagttttcaaaccagaggagcaggtaggtggccctccagaaaaattgaatagattgagtgcctgtatgtggcagtcccaaaaagttttcaaaccagaggagcaggtaggtggccctccagaaaaatggaatcgattgagtgcctgtatgtggcagtcccaaaaagttttcaaaccagaggagcaggtaggtggccctccagaaaaatagaatagattgagtgcctgtatgtggcactcccaaaaattgtttaaaacagaggaacgggtcggtggccctccagaaaaattgaatagattgagtgcctgtatgtggcactcccaaaaattgtttaaaacagaggaccgggtcggtggccctccagaaaaattaaatgcataaagtactatagcaagagcc comes from Engystomops pustulosus chromosome 6, aEngPut4.maternal, whole genome shotgun sequence and encodes:
- the LOC140065364 gene encoding C3a anaphylatoxin chemotactic receptor-like, with product MDPTEHNLTSPDTTLNYLKWLCNEDYGTNITIPQGGSNEMDILTTVAIMLYSIIFLLGIIGNGLVIWISAFRMKRIISAVWFLNLAIADFLCCASIPMIIADWASDDVCSSSLSSEIVCSLNITLFNINMSASVLILMAMSFDRWVSVMWPFWAKVHRTLKLARITAGIIWGLSFIWTGVMPFYFSFDNIYSKCTTKTIKLIRFVLMFLIPFLIICTNYATIILKIQNSSRPQRSQRLYRIITAVILCFFICWSPYYTWPLIPVEYVNVLQFMIVDIIISCLVYLNSCMNPIIYMFMGQDFRHSFLRSIPIRLERALSEHPDDPHEEEDHEHTTDS